From Micromonospora sp. NBC_01699, a single genomic window includes:
- a CDS encoding PadR family transcriptional regulator: MHITKDLVAASATPLVLGILAEGDSYGYAILKQVNELSGGQLEWTDGLLYPLLHRLERLGHVKSAWETPVGGRRRKYYRITDQGRAELAEQRRQWAAVVDALRGVWRTAQSIKPITAPAWEAGR, encoded by the coding sequence GTGCACATCACCAAGGACCTCGTCGCGGCCTCGGCGACGCCGCTCGTACTCGGGATCCTCGCCGAAGGCGACAGCTACGGGTACGCCATCCTCAAGCAGGTCAACGAGCTGTCGGGCGGGCAGTTGGAGTGGACCGACGGACTGCTCTACCCGCTGCTGCACCGGTTGGAGCGGCTCGGCCACGTCAAGTCGGCCTGGGAGACCCCGGTCGGGGGACGGCGACGCAAGTACTACCGGATCACCGACCAGGGCCGGGCCGAGCTCGCCGAGCAGCGCCGGCAGTGGGCAGCGGTCGTGGACGCCCTGCGGGGCGTCTGGCGTACCGCACAGTCGATCAAGCCGATCACCGCACCGGCATGGGAGGCGGGTCGATGA
- the ahcY gene encoding adenosylhomocysteinase: MNVRRQEINGVDFAVADLSLATAGRHQMRLAEHEMPGLMAIRREFADAQPLRGARVAGSLHMTIQTAVLIETLVALGAQVRWVSCNIFSTQDEAAAAVVVGPGGTVEAPVGTPVFAWKGETLEEYWWCTMQLFDFGDGQGPNMIVDDGGDATLLVHKGFEYEKTGAVPLPDSDDHIEYKLILQTLADSLATDNQRFTRVVGQMRGVTEETTNGVGRLYRLARSGQLLFPAINVNDSVTKSKFDNKYGIRHSLADGLNRATDVMLGGKLAVVCGYGDVGKGAAESLRGQGARVVVTEIDPICALQAAMEGLQVVELEDVVSTGDIFITTTGGTDIIMAEHMAKMKHNAIVGNVGHFDLEVDMAGLARIPGIERVEIKPQVHEWRFPDGHSIILLSEGRLMNLGNATGHPSFVMSNSFTNQAMAQIELFTKPGEYANDVYVLPKHLDEKVARLHLDALGVRLTTLTKKQAEYLSVDVEGPYKADHYRY; encoded by the coding sequence ATGAACGTCAGACGGCAAGAGATCAACGGTGTCGACTTCGCGGTGGCGGACCTGTCGCTCGCCACGGCCGGTCGGCACCAGATGCGCCTGGCCGAACACGAGATGCCCGGTCTGATGGCGATCCGGCGCGAGTTCGCCGACGCCCAGCCGCTGCGCGGGGCACGGGTCGCCGGCTCGCTGCACATGACCATCCAGACCGCCGTGCTGATCGAGACCCTCGTCGCGCTCGGCGCGCAGGTCCGCTGGGTGTCCTGCAACATCTTCTCCACCCAGGACGAGGCCGCCGCGGCGGTCGTCGTCGGCCCCGGCGGTACGGTCGAGGCGCCCGTCGGTACGCCGGTGTTCGCCTGGAAGGGCGAGACCCTGGAGGAGTACTGGTGGTGCACCATGCAGCTGTTCGACTTCGGCGACGGGCAGGGCCCGAACATGATCGTCGATGACGGCGGTGACGCCACCCTGCTCGTACACAAGGGTTTCGAGTACGAGAAGACCGGTGCCGTACCGCTGCCCGACTCCGACGACCACATCGAGTACAAGCTCATCTTGCAGACCCTGGCCGACAGCCTGGCCACCGACAACCAGCGGTTCACCCGGGTTGTCGGCCAGATGCGCGGCGTCACCGAGGAGACCACCAACGGTGTCGGTCGGCTCTACCGGCTCGCCCGGAGCGGTCAACTGCTGTTCCCCGCGATCAACGTCAACGACTCGGTGACCAAGTCGAAGTTCGACAACAAGTACGGCATCCGGCACTCGCTCGCCGACGGCCTCAACCGGGCCACTGACGTGATGCTCGGCGGCAAGCTCGCCGTCGTCTGCGGCTACGGCGACGTGGGCAAGGGCGCCGCCGAGTCGCTGCGCGGCCAGGGTGCCCGGGTGGTGGTCACCGAGATCGACCCGATCTGCGCCCTCCAGGCCGCGATGGAGGGCCTCCAGGTGGTCGAGCTGGAGGACGTGGTGTCGACCGGGGACATCTTCATCACCACCACCGGGGGCACCGACATCATCATGGCCGAGCACATGGCCAAGATGAAGCACAACGCGATCGTCGGCAACGTCGGCCACTTCGACCTTGAGGTGGACATGGCCGGCCTGGCCCGGATTCCGGGCATCGAGCGGGTGGAGATCAAGCCCCAGGTGCACGAGTGGCGGTTCCCGGACGGGCACTCGATCATCCTCCTGTCCGAGGGGCGGCTGATGAACCTCGGCAACGCCACCGGCCACCCGAGCTTCGTCATGTCCAACTCGTTCACCAACCAGGCGATGGCGCAGATCGAGCTGTTCACCAAGCCCGGCGAGTACGCCAACGACGTCTACGTGCTGCCGAAGCACCTGGACGAGAAGGTGGCCCGGCTGCACCTGGACGCGCTCGGGGTACGGCTGACCACGCTGACGAAGAAGCAGGCCGAGTACCTCAGCGTCGATGTCGAGGGGCCGTACAAGGCGGACCACTACCGGTACTGA
- a CDS encoding helix-turn-helix transcriptional regulator, with translation MVTASTVQITTLRGRTAERQAVAGLLDRAAHGNGGALLFHGPPGTGKTALLAYARAIATDVTVLAATGLAEETGLAYAGLQRLVEPVSDHAATLPGALGRILARAVAGGGCPTPDRFALAIAVHGLLVAAARHRPVLCTVDDVDLLDQPSIDALTFAARRLRDQPVAVVLGAGQDTLPGGIPARHLGGLDDATSAELLADLLPERLPAPVAAALVTLAAGNPQALADLAAALTTAQRRGDEPPPAALAPDSVLRQRYRRRLAGLPPDTRWLLLLAALDAEPDPATLVRAARQSGMVIDALTPAELTGLVRVDAHRVHFAHPLVRAIVHDEAPLAQRRTGHLRLAGVLDGERNRLRRAVHLAAAAEGPDPALAAELEWAATGGASGYPTASAALERAAQLTTEPALAASRMATAARYAWLAGDPRRARELLCGLACGSAGRSGVPSPDSLVPEVPGAVAVGPELLGPVQLLRGEMELRSGSAGAAIEILLTAADLLADHRPDLALTALVRAGEAANFAGDDSRFTDLVHRATALRHPVRSPVTELMVDHLLGFGAMLRGDHHRAMPALRRVVALANRLDDAAALAVASADSLLLADDRTAHRSANRAAELARLTGQVALLPRVLELRACAEYWLGPDEAATETAREGLRTARNTGQDNCAATHLGLLAVFAAIAGDHRACAGWVAQLGEGPDGESRPRALAQWALGVLDLSAGRCDDALARLAALADPLTGRGQLLIQMMALPYLVEAAARCGDRTPALAPLAVFDGWADDTGDPARRALSARCHALLAPRGSDEAEQGFRTALLLHPANGSEFERARTELLFGKELRRGRRPRDAREHLHSARQAFVHLGAEVWATQAGAELRAAGEAVEASAVPVTRALTAQQLQIARLVADGATNREVAARLFLSTRTVDHHMRNIFSRLGIRSRIDLVRALS, from the coding sequence ATGGTTACTGCATCGACAGTGCAAATAACCACCCTTCGTGGCCGGACCGCCGAGCGGCAGGCGGTCGCCGGTCTGCTCGACCGGGCCGCCCACGGCAACGGCGGCGCGCTGCTCTTCCACGGTCCACCGGGAACGGGCAAGACCGCTCTGCTCGCCTACGCGCGGGCGATCGCCACCGACGTCACCGTCCTGGCCGCCACCGGGCTGGCCGAGGAGACCGGCCTCGCGTACGCCGGGTTGCAGCGGCTGGTCGAGCCGGTCTCCGACCACGCCGCGACCCTGCCCGGCGCGCTCGGCCGGATCCTCGCTCGGGCCGTCGCCGGCGGCGGCTGCCCCACGCCGGACCGGTTCGCCCTGGCCATCGCGGTACACGGCCTGCTCGTCGCCGCCGCCCGGCACCGGCCGGTGCTGTGCACCGTCGACGACGTCGACCTGCTCGACCAGCCGTCGATCGACGCGTTGACCTTCGCCGCCCGGCGACTGCGCGACCAACCGGTCGCCGTCGTCCTCGGCGCCGGCCAGGACACCCTGCCCGGCGGCATTCCCGCCCGGCACCTCGGCGGCCTGGACGACGCCACCAGCGCCGAACTCCTCGCCGACCTGCTCCCCGAGCGGCTGCCCGCCCCGGTCGCCGCCGCCCTCGTCACGCTCGCCGCCGGCAATCCGCAGGCGCTCGCCGACCTCGCCGCCGCGCTCACCACCGCGCAGCGACGCGGCGACGAACCGCCACCGGCGGCGCTCGCCCCGGACAGCGTGCTGCGCCAGCGCTACCGCCGCCGGCTGGCCGGACTGCCGCCGGACACCCGATGGCTGCTCCTGCTCGCCGCGCTCGACGCCGAACCGGACCCGGCCACCCTGGTCCGGGCCGCCCGGCAATCCGGGATGGTGATCGACGCGCTCACCCCGGCCGAGCTGACCGGGCTGGTCCGGGTCGACGCACACCGGGTCCACTTCGCCCACCCACTGGTACGGGCCATCGTGCACGACGAGGCGCCGCTGGCCCAGCGGCGTACCGGCCACCTGCGGCTGGCCGGGGTGCTCGACGGTGAGCGCAACCGGCTGCGCCGCGCGGTCCACCTCGCCGCCGCGGCGGAGGGTCCCGATCCGGCCCTCGCCGCCGAACTGGAATGGGCCGCCACCGGCGGCGCGAGTGGTTACCCGACCGCGTCGGCGGCGCTGGAGCGAGCCGCGCAACTGACCACCGAACCGGCCCTCGCCGCCAGCCGGATGGCGACCGCCGCCCGCTACGCCTGGCTGGCCGGTGACCCCCGCCGAGCCCGGGAACTGCTGTGTGGACTGGCCTGCGGGTCGGCCGGGCGGTCCGGCGTACCGTCGCCCGACTCGCTCGTGCCGGAGGTGCCCGGAGCGGTCGCGGTCGGACCGGAGCTGCTCGGCCCGGTGCAACTCCTGCGCGGCGAGATGGAACTGCGCTCCGGGTCGGCGGGCGCGGCGATCGAGATCCTGCTGACCGCCGCGGACCTGCTCGCCGACCACCGGCCCGACCTCGCGCTCACCGCCCTGGTCCGGGCTGGCGAGGCGGCCAACTTCGCCGGTGACGACAGCCGCTTCACCGACCTCGTGCACCGCGCGACCGCGCTGCGCCATCCGGTCCGGTCACCGGTCACCGAGCTGATGGTCGACCACCTGCTCGGCTTCGGCGCGATGCTGCGCGGTGACCACCACCGGGCGATGCCGGCGTTGCGTCGGGTCGTCGCGCTCGCCAACCGGCTCGACGACGCGGCCGCACTCGCCGTGGCGAGCGCGGACAGCCTGCTGCTGGCCGACGACCGGACCGCCCACCGGTCGGCCAACCGCGCGGCGGAACTGGCCCGGCTGACCGGGCAGGTCGCGCTGCTGCCCAGGGTGCTGGAACTGCGCGCGTGTGCGGAGTACTGGCTCGGCCCGGACGAGGCGGCGACCGAGACCGCCCGGGAGGGACTGCGCACGGCGCGGAACACCGGGCAGGACAACTGCGCCGCCACCCACCTGGGTCTGCTCGCGGTCTTCGCCGCGATCGCCGGGGACCACCGGGCCTGTGCCGGCTGGGTGGCGCAGTTGGGGGAGGGGCCGGACGGCGAGAGCCGGCCCAGGGCGCTGGCCCAGTGGGCGCTGGGCGTACTCGACCTGAGCGCCGGGCGGTGCGACGACGCGCTCGCCCGGTTGGCCGCACTCGCCGACCCGCTCACCGGGCGCGGGCAACTGCTCATCCAGATGATGGCCCTGCCCTACCTGGTCGAGGCGGCCGCCCGGTGCGGCGACCGGACCCCGGCACTCGCCCCGCTGGCGGTCTTCGACGGTTGGGCCGACGACACCGGTGATCCCGCTCGCCGCGCCCTGTCGGCCCGGTGCCACGCCCTGCTGGCCCCGCGCGGCAGCGACGAGGCGGAGCAGGGCTTCCGTACGGCGTTGCTGCTGCACCCGGCCAACGGCTCGGAGTTCGAACGGGCGCGTACGGAGCTGTTGTTCGGCAAGGAGCTGCGGCGTGGTCGGCGACCCCGGGACGCGCGGGAGCACCTGCACAGCGCCCGGCAGGCGTTCGTGCACCTGGGTGCGGAGGTCTGGGCGACACAGGCGGGTGCCGAACTGCGGGCGGCGGGGGAGGCGGTCGAGGCGTCGGCGGTGCCGGTGACCCGGGCGCTGACCGCGCAGCAGTTGCAGATCGCCCGGTTGGTGGCCGACGGCGCGACCAACCGTGAGGTGGCGGCCCGGCTGTTCCTGTCCACCCGTACGGTCGACCACCACATGCGCAACATCTTCAGCCGGCTCGGCATCCGCTCCCGGATCGACCTGGTACGCGCCCTGTCCTAG
- a CDS encoding TetR/AcrR family transcriptional regulator has translation MGQADVPVRVDGRTARAERTRAAIVEAHLVLISEGDLRPTGERIAERAGVSLRTLWTNFKDMETLFEASGERVLHQQDAAYRPISPDLPLAKRVDAYCRQRARLLQLIAPSARAAQMREPVSAQIHRNRLKHIDRVRDEVLDLFAAELDRAGAGREELVNALVAASMWPAWSMLRDGLGLGVDRARAVMARTVLALLADPKPS, from the coding sequence ATGGGCCAGGCGGACGTACCGGTTCGGGTCGACGGGCGGACCGCGCGCGCGGAACGGACCCGGGCGGCGATCGTCGAGGCGCACCTCGTGCTCATCTCCGAGGGGGACCTGCGGCCGACCGGGGAGCGGATCGCCGAGCGGGCCGGGGTGTCGCTGCGTACCCTCTGGACGAACTTCAAGGACATGGAGACGCTTTTTGAGGCCAGCGGCGAGCGGGTGCTGCACCAGCAGGACGCCGCGTACCGGCCGATCTCGCCGGACCTGCCGCTGGCCAAGCGGGTCGACGCCTACTGCCGGCAACGGGCCCGGCTGCTCCAGTTGATCGCCCCGTCGGCGCGGGCCGCGCAGATGCGCGAACCGGTCTCCGCCCAGATCCATCGCAACCGGCTCAAACACATCGACCGGGTACGCGACGAGGTGCTCGACCTGTTCGCCGCCGAACTCGACCGGGCCGGGGCCGGCCGGGAGGAACTGGTCAATGCCCTGGTGGCGGCGAGCATGTGGCCGGCGTGGTCGATGCTGCGCGACGGGCTCGGGCTGGGTGTCGACCGGGCCCGAGCCGTGATGGCCCGTACGGTGCTGGCCCTGCTGGCCGACCCGAAGCCGTCCTGA
- a CDS encoding acyl-CoA dehydrogenase family protein, which yields MDFGLDDTTVRMRGRLLDFMTERIYPAEAEFAEQVATGDPWTRPPVVDRLAVEARRRGLWNLFLPGEHGAGLTNLQYAPLAEIIGRSPGLAPAALNCAAPDTGNMELLAEFGTAEQRERWLTPLLDGRIRSAFAMTEPDVASSDATNIATRIERDGDDYVVNGRKWFVTGAMNPRCEIFVVLGRTDPDGPRHRRHSQLLVPRDTAGVTVRRGMRVFGYDDGDHGGHAEIDFVDVRVPVGNLVGAPGDGFAISQARLGPGRVHHCMRLIGMAERALELMCRRVGARQAFGGPLADQGVIQDWIAESRVRIEQARLLVLKTAWLMDTVGNRQAHTEIQAIKIVVPGAVEWILDRAIQAHGAAGVGQDFPLAAMWARARTIRIADGPDEVHRRSLARRELRRHLPAVS from the coding sequence ATGGACTTCGGCCTGGACGACACCACCGTCCGGATGCGCGGGCGGCTGCTCGACTTCATGACCGAGCGGATCTACCCGGCCGAGGCCGAGTTCGCCGAACAGGTCGCCACCGGCGACCCGTGGACCAGACCACCGGTGGTCGACCGGCTCGCCGTCGAGGCCCGTCGACGCGGGCTGTGGAACCTGTTCCTGCCCGGCGAGCACGGCGCCGGCCTGACCAACCTCCAGTACGCCCCGCTGGCCGAGATCATCGGCCGCAGCCCCGGCCTGGCCCCGGCCGCCCTCAACTGCGCCGCCCCGGACACCGGCAACATGGAACTGCTGGCCGAGTTCGGCACCGCCGAGCAGCGCGAACGATGGCTGACCCCGCTGCTCGACGGGCGGATCCGGTCCGCGTTCGCGATGACCGAACCCGACGTCGCCTCGTCCGACGCCACCAACATCGCCACCCGGATCGAGCGCGACGGCGACGACTACGTGGTCAACGGACGGAAGTGGTTCGTCACCGGGGCGATGAACCCGCGCTGCGAGATCTTCGTCGTGCTGGGTCGTACCGACCCGGACGGGCCGAGGCACCGGCGGCACAGCCAGCTCCTGGTGCCCCGGGACACAGCCGGCGTGACGGTCCGGCGGGGCATGCGGGTGTTCGGCTACGACGACGGCGACCACGGTGGACACGCCGAGATCGACTTCGTCGACGTACGGGTGCCGGTGGGGAACCTGGTCGGGGCGCCGGGGGACGGGTTCGCGATCTCGCAGGCCCGGCTCGGCCCCGGTCGGGTGCACCACTGCATGCGCCTGATCGGCATGGCCGAACGGGCGCTGGAGCTGATGTGCCGGCGGGTCGGCGCCCGGCAGGCGTTCGGTGGCCCGCTCGCCGACCAGGGGGTGATCCAGGACTGGATCGCCGAGTCGCGGGTCCGGATCGAACAGGCCCGGCTGCTGGTGCTCAAGACCGCGTGGCTGATGGACACTGTCGGTAACCGGCAGGCGCACACCGAGATCCAGGCGATCAAGATCGTCGTACCGGGGGCGGTCGAGTGGATCCTCGACCGGGCGATCCAGGCCCACGGTGCGGCCGGCGTCGGCCAGGACTTCCCGCTGGCCGCGATGTGGGCCAGGGCCCGGACGATCAGGATCGCCGACGGCCCCGACGAGGTGCACCGCCGCTCGCTCGCCCGTCGGGAACTGCGCCGCCACCTGCCGGCGGTGTCCTGA
- a CDS encoding phosphotransferase family protein, with protein sequence MSDPRGGDRPRPGGPPAAAVLPGLDLGRLRAHLDRTAPDLVTGPLRGAVLAGGRSNLSYEVTDGRTRFVVRRPPLGHVLATAHDMGREYRVQRALAPTPVPVPRVLLHCADPDVIGAPFYLMRYVRGRVYRVPAELTAPGPAAVAGLARSLVRTLGDLHAVAPDRVGLADFGRPDGFTARQVRRWKTQLDASRSRDLPGIEELHHRLAAAVPAAGDATVVHGDFRLDNAVVGPDGEIRAVLDWEMSTLGDPLTDLGLLLVYSARLHAPGWPTPAELAADYADRTGRDVSDLDWYVAFASFKLAVILEGVHYRYVRGQTVGAGFDRVGERVPPLIAAGLSTLGGS encoded by the coding sequence GTGAGCGACCCACGCGGCGGCGACCGACCACGGCCCGGCGGACCACCGGCAGCTGCGGTGCTGCCCGGACTCGACCTGGGTCGGCTGCGCGCGCATCTCGACCGGACCGCGCCCGACCTGGTCACCGGCCCGCTGCGCGGCGCGGTGCTGGCCGGCGGCAGGTCCAACCTGAGCTACGAGGTGACCGACGGCCGGACCCGGTTCGTGGTCCGCCGACCACCGCTGGGCCACGTGCTCGCCACCGCCCACGACATGGGCCGCGAGTACCGGGTGCAGCGGGCCCTCGCGCCGACCCCGGTACCGGTGCCGAGGGTCCTGCTGCACTGCGCCGACCCGGACGTCATCGGCGCACCGTTCTACCTCATGCGCTACGTCCGGGGACGGGTCTACCGGGTGCCGGCCGAGCTCACCGCCCCCGGTCCGGCCGCCGTCGCCGGGCTCGCCCGGTCGCTCGTGCGTACCCTCGGCGACCTGCACGCCGTGGCACCCGACCGGGTCGGGCTGGCCGACTTCGGTCGCCCGGACGGGTTCACCGCCCGGCAGGTGCGCCGGTGGAAGACCCAACTCGACGCCTCCCGCAGCCGGGACCTGCCCGGCATCGAGGAACTGCACCACCGGCTCGCCGCCGCCGTACCGGCGGCGGGAGACGCCACGGTCGTGCACGGTGACTTCCGGTTGGACAACGCGGTGGTCGGACCGGACGGCGAGATCCGGGCGGTGCTCGACTGGGAGATGTCCACCCTCGGCGACCCGCTCACCGACCTCGGCCTGCTGCTGGTCTACTCGGCCCGGCTGCACGCGCCCGGCTGGCCCACCCCGGCCGAACTCGCCGCCGACTACGCCGACCGCACCGGCCGGGACGTGAGCGACCTGGACTGGTACGTCGCCTTCGCCTCGTTCAAGCTCGCCGTGATCCTCGAAGGCGTGCACTACCGCTACGTACGCGGACAGACCGTCGGCGCCGGATTCGACCGGGTCGGCGAACGGGTCCCGCCGCTGATCGCGGCCGGCCTGAGCACACTGGGAGGAAGCTGA
- a CDS encoding SDR family NAD(P)-dependent oxidoreductase — MELAGAGVVVTGAGSGIGAALATRFAAAGARVVVNDLDATAARTVADRIGGHAAPGDAADPAEVARLVEIAYGRLGRIDLFCANAGVAPGGGVDADPDAWDSAWRVNVLAHVHAARALLPYWLAAGRGRLVVTASAAGLLTLLGNAPYSVSKHAALGFAEWLRATYAHRGITVQALCPQGVRTPMLAGGDGQLDADALDPAQVADCVVAALDGDGFLILPHPEVATFYTRRATDPDRWLRAMNRVQQGLDAAADGR; from the coding sequence CTGGAACTGGCCGGTGCCGGGGTGGTCGTGACCGGCGCCGGCTCCGGCATCGGCGCAGCCCTCGCCACCCGGTTCGCCGCCGCCGGGGCCCGGGTCGTCGTCAACGACCTCGACGCCACGGCCGCCCGCACCGTCGCCGACCGGATCGGGGGCCACGCCGCGCCGGGCGACGCCGCCGACCCGGCCGAGGTCGCCCGGCTGGTCGAGATCGCGTACGGGCGGCTCGGGCGGATCGACCTGTTCTGCGCCAACGCCGGGGTGGCACCCGGCGGCGGGGTGGACGCCGACCCCGACGCCTGGGACTCCGCCTGGCGGGTGAACGTGCTCGCCCACGTGCACGCCGCCCGCGCGTTGCTGCCGTACTGGCTGGCGGCGGGGCGGGGCCGGCTGGTGGTGACCGCCTCGGCGGCCGGACTGCTCACCCTGCTCGGCAACGCCCCGTACTCGGTCAGCAAACACGCGGCACTCGGCTTCGCCGAATGGCTGCGCGCCACGTACGCCCACCGGGGGATCACCGTCCAGGCGCTCTGCCCGCAGGGAGTGCGTACGCCCATGCTGGCCGGCGGCGACGGCCAGCTCGACGCCGACGCGCTCGACCCCGCACAGGTGGCCGACTGCGTGGTGGCGGCGCTCGACGGCGACGGGTTCCTGATCCTGCCGCACCCCGAGGTGGCCACCTTCTACACCCGGCGGGCCACCGACCCGGACCGGTGGCTGCGCGCGATGAACCGCGTACAGCAGGGTCTCGACGCGGCGGCCGACGGCCGGTGA
- a CDS encoding ABC transporter ATP-binding protein produces the protein MESVLPELRSTWWESGIRARADAGLLAVFAELPRLVARAIRVSWRADRIRTSVVAATTVGAGAMAAFGLLATQRVLVELFAGGPTPDRVAAALPALALLAAATAVRAGLGITTGYAQNGLTPRVSREVERGLFEVTTLVRLDAFDEDAFADDMERASRGTNSAIALVQGAVNLMAGLVGLLAVTVAVIVIHPLLLIALLVATLPGAWASLRAGHQRYQTYIAGSVRRRRLWILHRLMAERASAPELRTYGLRGFLLDQYDRVMGVETDIQIALARKVTTTTSIGSVIGGLATAVVYVLLGVLLMDGQIPLAAAATCVIAVQAAQRSLGTVTTQVDRIYTDGQHFGDYTGFMKRAANYLPVTGGGAPVSPLTELAVRGVSLRYPERADPAVDDVTLTIRAGQTVAFVGENGSGKTTLAAMIAGLRVPSAGSIEWNGRPLAEWDPAGLRFRIAVVTQEYHRWPFTVATNIAIGDVETEPRQDRIELAARRAVAHEMIRDLPHGYETLLDRTFANGQDLSGGQWQRVTAARGFLREAELLIMDEPSSALDPRAEDALFQAIRDRQGRATTILITHRLANVRHADRIFVLHDGALVESGSHDELVSAGGRYAELFALQAAGYRAPGSAQG, from the coding sequence GTGGAATCGGTGCTGCCGGAGCTGCGCAGCACCTGGTGGGAGAGCGGCATCCGGGCTCGCGCCGACGCCGGTCTGCTCGCCGTCTTCGCCGAACTGCCCCGCCTGGTCGCCAGGGCGATCCGGGTCAGCTGGCGCGCCGACCGGATCCGTACCTCGGTTGTCGCCGCCACGACGGTCGGTGCCGGGGCGATGGCCGCCTTCGGTCTGCTGGCCACCCAGCGGGTGCTGGTCGAGCTGTTCGCGGGCGGCCCGACGCCGGACCGGGTCGCCGCCGCGCTGCCCGCGCTCGCCCTGCTCGCCGCGGCGACCGCCGTCCGCGCCGGCCTGGGCATCACCACCGGGTACGCCCAGAACGGCCTCACCCCTCGGGTCAGCCGCGAGGTCGAGCGCGGCCTGTTCGAGGTCACCACCCTGGTCCGGCTGGACGCCTTCGACGAGGACGCGTTCGCCGACGACATGGAACGCGCCTCCCGGGGCACCAACTCGGCGATCGCGCTCGTGCAGGGTGCGGTGAACCTGATGGCCGGACTGGTCGGCCTGCTCGCCGTGACCGTCGCGGTGATCGTGATCCACCCGCTGTTGCTGATCGCGCTGCTGGTGGCGACCCTGCCGGGCGCCTGGGCGTCGCTGCGCGCCGGACACCAGCGCTACCAGACCTACATCGCCGGGTCGGTGCGCCGCCGCCGGCTGTGGATCCTGCACCGGCTGATGGCCGAGCGCGCCTCCGCCCCGGAGCTGCGCACGTACGGGCTGCGCGGGTTCCTGCTCGACCAGTACGACCGGGTCATGGGCGTGGAGACCGACATCCAGATAGCGCTGGCCCGGAAGGTCACGACCACCACCAGCATCGGCTCGGTGATCGGCGGGCTGGCCACCGCGGTGGTGTACGTCCTGCTCGGTGTCCTGCTGATGGACGGACAGATCCCGTTGGCGGCCGCGGCGACGTGCGTGATCGCGGTGCAGGCCGCCCAGCGCTCGTTGGGCACGGTCACCACCCAGGTGGACCGGATCTACACCGACGGCCAGCACTTCGGTGACTACACCGGATTCATGAAACGGGCGGCGAACTACCTGCCCGTCACCGGTGGCGGTGCGCCGGTCAGCCCGTTGACGGAGCTCGCCGTACGCGGGGTGAGCCTGCGTTATCCGGAGCGCGCCGACCCGGCGGTGGACGACGTGACGCTGACGATCCGGGCCGGACAGACGGTGGCGTTCGTCGGGGAGAACGGATCGGGCAAGACGACCCTGGCCGCCATGATCGCGGGCCTGCGGGTCCCGAGCGCCGGCAGTATCGAGTGGAACGGTCGGCCGCTGGCCGAGTGGGATCCGGCGGGGCTGCGCTTCCGGATCGCCGTGGTGACCCAGGAGTACCACCGGTGGCCGTTCACCGTGGCCACCAACATCGCCATCGGCGACGTCGAGACCGAGCCCCGGCAGGACAGGATCGAGCTCGCCGCGCGGCGGGCGGTCGCCCACGAGATGATCCGCGACCTACCGCACGGGTACGAGACGCTGCTGGACCGTACGTTCGCCAACGGCCAGGACCTCTCCGGTGGACAGTGGCAGCGGGTCACGGCGGCACGGGGCTTCCTCCGCGAGGCCGAGCTACTGATCATGGATGAGCCGTCCTCGGCCCTGGACCCGCGCGCCGAGGACGCTCTCTTCCAGGCGATCCGGGACCGGCAGGGCCGGGCGACCACGATCCTGATCACTCACCGGCTGGCCAACGTACGGCACGCCGACCGGATCTTCGTCCTGCACGACGGTGCCCTGGTCGAGTCCGGCAGCCACGACGAACTGGTGTCCGCCGGCGGCCGGTACGCCGAGCTGTTCGCGTTGCAGGCCGCCGGCTACCGGGCACCCGGCTCGGCCCAAGGGTAG